The Saccopteryx leptura isolate mSacLep1 chromosome 5, mSacLep1_pri_phased_curated, whole genome shotgun sequence nucleotide sequence ACTGCAGAACCCTGACTCAGGAACTCGGCTCGACCAAAGCGATGAAGACTTCAAACCCCGGATTGTGCCCTACTACAGGGATCCCAATAAGCCATACAAGAAAGTGCTCAGGTGCGAGCCACGTGCGTGCCTAGTCCCCTGATCCCGGCTAAATTGGCTGCTCTAAGTTGTCCTTGCCTCTGCCTCCACCAGCCGTCTGTGTTAGGCTCCTTGGAGCAGTTGTTAGGTACCATTgtgatttgttcctgtttttcccctcctcctccatctaAGAAAATCTCACCCATTGGTATTACATTAGTGTTGGATGTGATGTTCTCCAGGAGGGTAGGAATTGCATCTATATACTTCATCTAAGCCATCATTAGTAGACCCCTTTCCAAATCAGTTCCAGTGTCAGCTGTTCAGAGGACGCATCCTCCAGGTGCTAATTAATATCAATGAAGtctcttgtttctctttctcacctcTACTCACTCATTCCGCAGGGCATGTGTATGCTAGAAAAGCTGGGTTCCTAGGGATGTGAGAATTGACCTTCAATATGCTGGTCTCTCCACAGGACTCGGTATATCCAGACAGAGCTGGGCTCTCGGGAGCGGTTGCTGGTGGCTGTCCTGACTTCCCGGGCCACGCTATCCACTCTGGCTGTGGCTGTGAACCGCACAGTGGCCCACCACTTTCCTCGGTTACTCTACTTCATCGGGCAGCGGGGGGCCCGGGCTCCAATGGGGATGCAGGTGGTGTCTCATGGGGACGAGCGGCCGGCCTGGCTCATGTCAGAGACCCTGCGCCATCTTCACACCCACTTTGGGGCCGACTACGACTGGTTCTTCATCATGCAGGATGACACGTATGTGCAGGCCCCCCGCCTGGCAGCCCTTGCTGGACACCTCAGCATCAACCAAGACCTGTACTTGGGCCGGGCAGAGGAGTTCATTGGTGCCGGTGAGCAGGCCCGGTACTGCCACGGGGGCTTTGGCTACCTGTTGTCACGGAGTCTCCTGCTTCGGTTGCGGCCACATCTGGATGGCTGCCGGGGGGACATTCTCAGTGCCCGCCCTGATGAGTGGCTGGGCCGCTGCCTCATCGACTCGCTGGGTATCGGCTGTGTCTCGCAGCACCAGGTGACAGCCCTTTTGAGTCAGTCCCGGGCCCTGACAGCTGAGCAGTGACTGAGGGACTGGTCTCAGGCTGGGTGCTGCCAGCCCCTTCCCCACAGCACCTCGGGGCGGCTTCACAGACTCTGAACGTCCCTCTCGCTCCCCTGCTCCCTTCAGAACATCTTAGACCCTGGGGGGCTGTCAAAAGTGGCACCTTGTCAGAGACTCTGTGAGCAAGGCAGAAAGGTGACCCCTGTTCATCAGttctccccacacccccagcccctcccctgaaGCACTCACAGTCGGGAACTCTGGGAATGATCTAGAGGTGTCCACTGTCCTGGAGAAGTGAGGCAGTCCCTGTCTTTGGCACTGGAGAGGAGCAGTCTCCTGCTTCGGTTGCGGCCACATCTGGATGGCTGCCGGGGGGACATTCTCAGTGCCCGCCCTGATGAGTGGCTGGGCCGCTGCCTCATCGACTCGCTGGGTATCGGCTGTGTCTCGCAGCACCAGGTGACAGCCCTTTTGAGTCAGTCCCGGGCCCTGACAGCTGAGCAGTGACTGAGGGACTGGTCTCAGGCTGGGTGCTGCCAGCCCCTTCCCCACAGCACCTCGGGGCGGCTTCACAGACTCTGAACGTCCCTCTCGCTCCCCTGCTCCCTTCAGAACATCTTAGACCCTGGGGGGCTGTCAAAAGTGGCACCTTGTCAGAGACTCTGTGAGCAAGGCAGAAAGGTGACCCCTGTTCATCAGttctccccacacccccagcccctcccctgaaGCACTCACAGTCGGGAACTCTGGGAATGATCTAGAGGTGTCCACTGTCCTGGAGAAGTGAGGCAGTCCCTGTCTTTGGCACTGGAGAGGAGCAGACGAAGCCAGCATCTTAGGAGTAGCTGCTGGCTCGTGGTGTTCGTTCTCTGGGTAAACAGTAGGGTTCTCTGGGTAAAAGGGCATCCTTAGTTGCCTACTGAACATTCTTTGCCCCCTCAAAATCTGGAGGTGAGAGTAAGGCCAAGGTTAAGGGGACGCTGGACCGAGCTTCCACTCCCTGAGTCCTTCCGCAGCAGTGGCAATCATAGGGGTGAATGCTGGGTATGGTCAAGGGCTTGGGACACGCAGCCCTCTGTGTGTGGCACTGATTGGTCTAATTGGGTTCCTCTAGGGGCAGCAGTATCGCTCATTCGAACTGGCCAAAAATAGAGACCCCGAGAAGGAGGGGAGCTCAGCTTTCCTGAGTGCCTTCGCAGTGCACCCCGTCCCCGATGTGACCCTCATGTACCGGCTGCATAAGCGCTTTAGTgctctggagctggagctggcGTACAGAGAGATCGAGCAGCTGCAGgtgagcaggccctggctggagggGGCGGGCACATTGAGTGGGCAGACGATGGCGGGGGAGGGGGTTGTGCTGGCAGGGTAGAAGGAGGCCGGCCTTACCTAAATTAAAGAGAGGAGGGGGCTCTTAGGTCCAAGTTAGTCATCAGGCTCGTGGGAAGACTTGGGTGCAGTTAGAAGGGTTTGCAGGTGAACTGAGGACCGGAGCTCAGTGCAGTGCTCAGGATGGTTTTAGCTCCTCCCAGTAGCATCTCTACACCAAGGAGGCAACAACCCCAAAGCGCCCCAACTTCTAGCACTGCCCTTATACAAAACCAAGGGTAGAAGAATATTCGAGTTGATTGTGGGGTTGCCACAGGTGGATAGGTGGCCACAAAGGGCCCATTCTCAGGAGGATGAGAGTACTTTGGGATGAGACGGGGAGGCTGCCATAACGTCTCTCTGCCCACTGCATTCGTGTACAGGGGTGTGATTCACATGCCTGTGGCGTTTAGGACAAAGACTGTACAGGGAACTGTGTGATTAGCCAAGGAACACCCTGCTAAGTGGCAGGGCAGAGTCCAGAGCCCAGGACGGGTTGGGTCCTGAGGACTGCCTATTTTGGCCCTAACTTGTGTCCCTCCTGCCCTAGGCTCAGATCCGGAACCTGACCATGCTGACCCCCGAAGGAGAGGCAGGGCTGAGCTGGCCCGTGGGGCTCCCGGCCCCGTTTACCCCACGCTCTCGGTTTGAGGTGCTGGGGTGGGACTACTTCACAGAGCAGCATACCTTCTCCTGCACTGACGGGGCGCCCAAGTGCCCGCTGCAAGGGGCCAGCCGCGCGGACGTAGGCGACGCTGTGGAGACGGCCCTGGAGCAGCTGAATCGGCGCTACCAGCCCCGCCTACGCTTCCAGAAGCAGCGGCTGCTCAATGGCTACCGGCGCTTTGACCCCGCGCGGGGCATGGAGTACACCCTGGACCTGCTGCTGGAGGCCGTGACGCAGCGCGGGCACCGGCGCGCTCTGGCCCGCAGGGTCAGCCTGCTGCGGCCGCTGAGCCGGGTGGAAATCCTACCCATGCCCTATGTCACCGAGGCCACCCGTGTGCAGCTGGTGCTGCCACTCCTGGTGGCCGAAGCTGCTGCGGCGCGTGCGTTCCTCGAGGCTTTCGCGGCCAGTGTCCTAGAGCCGCGAGAGCACGCGCTGCTCACCCTGCTGCTGGTCTACGGGCCTCGGGAAGGTGGCCGAGGGACCCTGGACCCATTTCTCGGGGTGAAGGCTGCTATGGCCGAGCTGGAGCAACGGTACCCTGGGACGAGGCTAGCCTGGCTCGCTGTGCGGGCCGAGGCCCCTTCCCAGGTGCGGCTCATGGACGTGGTGTCTAAGAAGCATCCTGTGGACACGCTCTTCTTCCTCACCACCGTGTGGACCCGGCCTGGGCCGGAAGTGCTCAACCGCTGCCGCATGAATGCCATCTCTGGCTGGCAGGCCTTCTTCCCGGTGCACTTCCAGGAGTTCCATCCTGCCCTGGCCCCGCAGAGGCCTCCCCCAGGACCCCCCGAATCCGGCCCGCAACACCCCTCCCCTCCGGGCGCCGATCCTGCCCGGGGGGCTCCCGGCGGAGGCCGGTTCGACCGCCAGGCTTCCGCAGAGGGCTGTTTCTACAACGCTGACTACCTGGCGGCCCGCGCGCGGCTGGCCGCAGAACTGGCAggccaggaagaggaggaagccctggaggggctggaggtgatggatgtgttccTCCGGTTCTCAGGGCTCCACCTCTTCCGGGCTGTGGAGCCAGGCCTGGTGCAGAAGTTCTCCCTGCGCGACTGCAGCCCGCGGCTCAGCGAGGAGCTGTACCACCGCTGCCGCCTGGGCAACCTGGAGAGGCTGGCAGGCCGCGCCCAGCTTGCCTTGGCTCTGTTCGAGCAGGAGCAGGGCACCAGCACCTAGCGCCCGGGTCTGCGTGCCTGGTGCCCCTCTCCGACTCGGCCCCTGGGGGATCAGGCAGGACGGACGGACAGATGGGGAGCTTGTGGctgtattctttttgttgttgttgtttttaaacaagaaaacgTGATTAAAAGTGTCTTCTGCCAAAGTGTTTTTAGGTCTGGGGAAACAGGAGTGTGGAGGGGCGGGGCGTTTCCCCAGAGAGACCCactgccccccttcctctctcccagctgccaaTGACCACACAGCTGCTCTCAGATG carries:
- the CHPF2 gene encoding chondroitin sulfate glucuronyltransferase translates to MRVSSLLALLRPALPLILGLSLGCSLSLLRVSWIQGEGEDPCVEVVGEAGLQNPDSGTRLDQSDEDFKPRIVPYYRDPNKPYKKVLRTRYIQTELGSRERLLVAVLTSRATLSTLAVAVNRTVAHHFPRLLYFIGQRGARAPMGMQVVSHGDERPAWLMSETLRHLHTHFGADYDWFFIMQDDTYVQAPRLAALAGHLSINQDLYLGRAEEFIGAGEQARYCHGGFGYLLSRSLLLRLRPHLDGCRGDILSARPDEWLGRCLIDSLGIGCVSQHQGQQYRSFELAKNRDPEKEGSSAFLSAFAVHPVPDVTLMYRLHKRFSALELELAYREIEQLQAQIRNLTMLTPEGEAGLSWPVGLPAPFTPRSRFEVLGWDYFTEQHTFSCTDGAPKCPLQGASRADVGDAVETALEQLNRRYQPRLRFQKQRLLNGYRRFDPARGMEYTLDLLLEAVTQRGHRRALARRVSLLRPLSRVEILPMPYVTEATRVQLVLPLLVAEAAAARAFLEAFAASVLEPREHALLTLLLVYGPREGGRGTLDPFLGVKAAMAELEQRYPGTRLAWLAVRAEAPSQVRLMDVVSKKHPVDTLFFLTTVWTRPGPEVLNRCRMNAISGWQAFFPVHFQEFHPALAPQRPPPGPPESGPQHPSPPGADPARGAPGGGRFDRQASAEGCFYNADYLAARARLAAELAGQEEEEALEGLEVMDVFLRFSGLHLFRAVEPGLVQKFSLRDCSPRLSEELYHRCRLGNLERLAGRAQLALALFEQEQGTST